The stretch of DNA ACACCGTTCATACGCCGATCCAAGCCAGTCATAGGCATATGGATACCTATGCAAGAAAATTGCCTGAAGGTGGCCAACCTTTGCATGCCAAAGAGGGAGATGGGCAAACCCTGTTGTACCAAGTCCGGGCAGACTATGGCTCCATGGTCACAGCTATGGATGAAAATGTGGGTCGCTTGTTGCAGACGCTTAAAGAAAATGGCCTTTGGGATAATACGATTATTGTATTTACCTCTGATAACGGAGGCTTAACAACCCTGGAAAACAATCGGCAACCTCCCACCTCGGTTCGCCCTTTACGAGCAGGAAAAGGCTGGTGCTACGAAGGGGGCATCAGAGTACCCCTGATGATACATATGCCAGGGATTACAGAGAAAGGTACCGAAAGTGAAGCACCAGTCATCAGCCATGATTTCTTCCCTACTTTTGTCGAAAGTTTGGGGCTTAAACTAGCACAAAAAACCACCTTCGATGGCCTTAGCTTGATGCCAGCGCTAAGGGGCAAACCGCTGCAAAGAGAGACACTGTTTTGGCACTACCCGCATTACCATGGCTCCGCCTGGAAACCGGGTGCCGCCATCCGACAAGGAAATTGGAAACTCGTCAAAGATTTTGAAACACAACAATCCGAATTGTATGACCTGCAAGCGGATATAGGGGAAACGCATGATTTATCCACTACTTTTCCTGATAAAAAAATGGCCCTGGAAAAATTGTTATTAGCAAAACAACAGGCCATGGGCGCTCAATTTCCAGTGATTAATCCTGATTATCGGGAGTGAGGGGAAGTGGGAAGTGGGAAGTGGGAAATCGGAAGTGGGAAGTGGGAAGATGAAAGAGTCTTTAACGCCAAAATAAAAAATATGTCAATTCCTCAGGTTAATATCGCAGTATGGAAAGAACTTTCCCATGAGGATTATCTCGCCTATTGCCAACTAATCCCACAGCTATCTCCGCGGACTGTTATCCCCAGCAAGGCAGCCTTGGCCGAGGCGATTGCCCAACCTCATATCCACGTTATTATCGCTAAAACCGATCAACTCGTTGGCGCCTTAACCCTGGTGATCAATAGGTTAACTACTGGCATTAATGTAAGAGTGGAGGATGTTATCGTAACAGAAAGTATGCGAGGAAAAGGTTTAAGTCGACTATTGATGGAAGAGGCGATTGCCATTGCTCAAAAGGCCGGAGCCAAATCCATTAACCTCACCTCCAACCCCTCTAGAATAGCCGCCAATTTTTTATACCAAAACCTCGGTTTTGAGCGATATGAAACCAACGTGTACCGGCTTGTTTTGTAGAGTGGAGAGAGGACAGATGCGAAATATGAGCAGTCAGAAGATAGATGCGAGAAACAAGATGTGAGATTCCCTCCAATACCTCCACTCCTCCAATACCTCCACGTCCCTTAAAAAACACGAGATACCTCC from Saprospiraceae bacterium encodes:
- a CDS encoding sulfatase, which codes for MRKNFLVILCGLTVLSSGTNCHRSISASKDQKTKPNLLFILVDDLGWKDLGCYGSSFYDTPQLDAFAKESLRFTNAYSSSPVCSPTRAAIMTGKNPIRTGITDWLKGQNPPNRKLQNVQDRDELALEEYTLAEALKDNGYTTFFAGKWHLGEEGFYPEDQGFDINIGGHHLGSPPGGYYSPYQNPKLTDGPEGEYLPDRLTQETIQFVQNQKKSTQPFFAMLSFYTVHTPIQASHRHMDTYARKLPEGGQPLHAKEGDGQTLLYQVRADYGSMVTAMDENVGRLLQTLKENGLWDNTIIVFTSDNGGLTTLENNRQPPTSVRPLRAGKGWCYEGGIRVPLMIHMPGITEKGTESEAPVISHDFFPTFVESLGLKLAQKTTFDGLSLMPALRGKPLQRETLFWHYPHYHGSAWKPGAAIRQGNWKLVKDFETQQSELYDLQADIGETHDLSTTFPDKKMALEKLLLAKQQAMGAQFPVINPDYRE
- a CDS encoding GNAT family N-acetyltransferase; protein product: MSIPQVNIAVWKELSHEDYLAYCQLIPQLSPRTVIPSKAALAEAIAQPHIHVIIAKTDQLVGALTLVINRLTTGINVRVEDVIVTESMRGKGLSRLLMEEAIAIAQKAGAKSINLTSNPSRIAANFLYQNLGFERYETNVYRLVL